From the genome of Ziziphus jujuba cultivar Dongzao chromosome 6, ASM3175591v1, one region includes:
- the LOC125419159 gene encoding probable (S)-N-methylcoclaurine 3'-hydroxylase isozyme 2, which translates to MAATEILKTNGRLFSTRYAPQATPCKHDVLDRLSLVWASGSTDNWKFLRALCRNQLFSAKAIELQAILREKKVNEMVEILRTKEGKVVDIREVVFTTIFDTLANLFFSRDFIRFLNQGIASEL; encoded by the coding sequence ATGGCTGCCACAGAAATCCTCAAGACCAATGGCCGTTTATTCTCGACTAGGTATGCTCCTCAAGCAACTCCTTGTAAACACGATGTTCTTGACCGTTTATCACTTGTTTGGGCTAGTGGAAGCACAGATAATTGGAAGTTCTTGAGAGCCTTATGCAGAAACCAACTGTTCTCCGCCAAGGCCATAGAGCTACAGGCCATTTTGAGGGAAAAGAAAGTGAATGAAATGGTTGAGATTTTGAGGACCAAAGAAGGGAAAGTGGTAGATATTAGAGAGGTTGTGTTTACCACTATTTTTGATACACTCGCTAACCTTTTTTTCTCGAGGGATTTCATTCGGTTTCTAAACCAAGGAATTGCAAGTGAATTGTAG
- the LOC125419007 gene encoding uncharacterized protein LOC125419007, translating to MDENTLIGGDIFGGLVPLCHVSASQEDHLRRCPFAPEPYDARPSSSDSDSDPDAIPVESTGIMMVSPPDSLEFRDNNNNNNNNSTSHDVFQTPPEDSTMFSSEEQNPPPAAMEGGKHEGSDGDVAVDGGSETVVVDLGCVDDSGTGTVELGLDSELGFSEIQEVQRVNSQSESLGFRVLSAEEEEEEEEGLDEQPPLKKSKIPPQNSGKSAGGLESETVNRHDHRSRSCQNVEFNGGGGDAGFGEESSAKRKLEFEVVQLEIEPNGRVLEGGNAKVGVKEGVNNEGVLGLNELQSSGQEKEPAGEFMEAERGKCQGRLLPNWIHGVEKNENEVRKAMTKNENKVRKVQLSRVVENFPFLHALKLLKELDDKLGDDSFPGDGFVEICKQQGIIFPRPSWWPERGFNLIDNNDYNDE from the coding sequence ATGGACGAAAACACCCTCATCGGCGGCGATATCTTCGGCGGCCTCGTGCCTCTTTGCCACGTGTCCGCTTCCCAGGAAGACCATCTGCGTCGCTGCCCTTTTGCTCCAGAGCCTTACGACGCCAGACCCTCCTCCTCTGATTCCGACTCCGACCCCGACGCTATTCCCGTCGAGTCCACTGGAATTATGATGGTCTCGCCTCCAGACAGTTTGGAGTTCAgggacaacaacaacaacaacaacaacaatagcaCCTCTCACGATGTCTTCCAGACCCCGCCGGAGGATTCCACCATGTTTAGCTCCGAGGAGCAGAATCCGCCACCGGCGGCCATGGAAGGCGGGAAACACGAAGGTTCTGATGGTGACGTGGCCGTTGATGGTGGGAGTGAAACTGTGGTTGTCGATTTGGGGTGTGTGGACGATAGCGGTACAGGGACCGTGGAGTTGGGGTTGGATTCGGAGTTAGGGTTTTCGGAGATCCAGGAGGTACAGAGGGTCAACTCCCAGTCTGAATCGTTGGGATTTAGGGTTTTGAGTgcggaagaagaagaagaagaagaggagggtTTGGACGAGCAGCCACCGTTGAAAAAATCGAAGATTCCACCGCAAAATTCGGGGAAATCCGCGGGAGGATTGGAGTCCGAGACGGTCAATCGGCACGACCACCGATCTCGTTCCTGCCAAAATGTGGAATTCAACGGCGGAGGCGGCGATGCAGGGTTTGGGGAAGAAAGCTCGGCCAAGAGGAAATTGGAGTTCGAAGTCGTTCAGTTAGAGATTGAACCAAACGGCCGCGTATTGGAGGGGGGAAATGCCAAGGTAGGTGTAAAGGAAGGTGTGAACAACGAAGGGGTTTTGGGATTGAATGAATTACAGAGCAGCGGTCAGGAAAAGGAACCTGCCGGAGAGTTCATGGAGGCTGAACGTGGAAAATGCCAGGGTCGATTGCTGCCAAATTGGATTCACGGTGTTGAAAAGAATGAGAATGAGGTTAGGAAAGCAATGACAAAAAATGAGAACAAGGTTAGGAAAGTGCAATTGAGTAGGGTTGTcgaaaattttccatttttgcaTGCATTGAAATTGCTTAAAGAACTCGATGATAAACTTGGCGATGATAGCTTTCCAGGAGATggttttgttgaaatttgtAAGCAGCAAGGGATAATTTTTCCCCGGCCGAGCTGGTGGCCTGAACGGGGCTTTAATCTCATCGACAACAACGACTACAATGATGAGTGA
- the LOC107407398 gene encoding GATA transcription factor 26, with protein sequence MGKQGPCYHCGVTSTPLWRNGPPDKPVLCNACGSRWRTKGTLANYTPLHARAEPDDFEEHRVSKVKSISINKNKEVKLLKRKQNHDGVVIGGVTTDYNQGFRKVIDEDASNRSSSGSAISNSESCAQFGSADASDLTGPAQSMVWDTMVPSRKRTCVNRPKPSSVEKLTKDLYTILHEQQSSYFSGSSEEDLLFESETPMVSVEIGHGSVLIRHPSSITREEESEASSLSVDNKHYINEIYSHSASIHTNNKGANLTGPGIEKIKYPAGQGMQQEQLRRDKSQHEYLQILGNHSSPICNIDLNDILNFEEFTRHLTDEEQQQLLTYLSPVDTVKFPDSLKSLFDSPQFNENLTSFQQLLAEGVFDISFSGAKAEDCKTLKRLALSSLSKSKWVERYHLLKNYKTSCGGPVACGPNATVSSNIINVKRLRDSQNQNFPEVKIMMKSPKRVIMKNSYENKEVVDNDGSCFSPRSLFALPTDGSSFLLDSINFVEESSDQDLLLDVPSHGSFAQAELLHPATSFGSQQASTSSSSIYPHLVHP encoded by the exons atgggCAAGCAAGGACCTTGCTATCACTGTGGAGTTACAA GCACCCCTCTTTGGCGCAATGGGCCTCCAGACAAGCCAGTACTTTGCAATGCTTGTGGTTCACGATGGAGGACAAAGGGAACACTGGCAAATTATACTCCTCTTCATGCTCGAGCAGAACCTGATGATTTTGAAGAACACAGAGTTTCCAAAGTGAAAAGCATTTCTATTAATAAGAACAAAGAAGTGAAGCTCCTTAAAAGAAAGCAGAATCATGATGGTGTGGTGATTGGTGGGGTGACCACTGATTACAACCAGGGTTTCCGGAAAGTGATAGATGAAGATGCGAGTAACAGATCAAGTTCTGGTTCTGCCATATCCAACTCTGAGAGCTGTGCACAATTTGGCAGTGCAGATGCAAGTGATTTGACAG GCCCAGCTCAGTCAATGGTGTGGGACACAATGGTACCTTCTAGGAAAAGGACCTGCGTTAATCGTCCAAAACCATCTTCTGTTGAAAAGCTCACAAAGGATCTTTATACCATTTTACATGAACAACAATCTTCATACTTCTCTGGATCTTCTGAAGAAGATCTGCTTTTTGAGAGTGAAACACCTATGGTCTCTGTTGAGATAGGACATGGAAGTGTCCTCATTAGGCATCCCAGCTCAATAACTCGAGAAGAGGAATCTGAAGCTAGCTCCCTTTCAGTTGATAACAAACACTATATTAATGAGATTTATTCCCATTCTGCAAGCATACACACCAATAACAAAGGTGCCAATCTTACCGGTCCAGGAATTGAAAAGATTAAGTACCCTGCTGGACAAGGGATGCAACAAGAACAACTTAGAAG GGACAAGTCTCAGCATGAATACCTCCAAATCTTGGGAAACCATAGTTCCCCTATATGTAATATAGATTTGAAT GATATTCTGAATTTTGAGGAGTTTACTAGACACTTGACAGATGAGGAGCAGCAACAATTACTGACGTATCTATCTCCAGTTGATACTGTCAAATTTCCGGATAG CCTCAAAAGTTTGTTTGATAGCCCTCAGTTCAACGAGAACTTAACTTCCTTTCAGCAACTGCTTGCGGAAGGTGTCTTCGACATCTCCTTCTCAGGGGCAAAAGCTGAAGACTGTAAAACTTTGAAAAGACTTGCACTTTCCAGCTTGTCAAAATCTAAATGGGTTGAGCGCTATCATCTTCTTAAG AATTATAAAACTAGCTGTGGAGGGCCAGTTGCTTGTGGACCTAACGCCACAGTATCTAGTAATATCATAAATGTCAAGAGACTGCGAGACagccaaaatcaaaattttccag AAGTAAAGATTATGATGAAGAGCCCCAAAAGGGTGATCATGAAGAATAGCTACGAAAACAAGGAAGTCGTAGACAATGATGGTTCTTGCTTTAGTCCAAGAAGTCTATTTGCTTTGCCTACTGATGGTAGCTCTTTCTTGCTGGATTCTATCAATTTTGTTGAAGAAAGTTCTGATCAGGATTTGCTGCTGGATGTGCCATCCCACGGCTCTTTTGCTCAAGCAGAGCTTCTTCACCCAGCGACAAGTTTTGGTTCACAGCAGGCGAGCACTAGTAGTAGCTCCATATACCCACATCTTGTCCATCCCTGA